Part of the Paenibacillus terrae HPL-003 genome is shown below.
CCTACCACGTTCGTTTTTAGTGCTTCATAAGGCTGGTCTTCACATACAGGTACGTGTTTGAGGGCCGCCAAATGAAATACATAGTCCACACCCTGACAGGCGGTAACCAGTGCATCCTTATCCCGAATATCCCCGATGCAGAAGCTAAGTCGTTCATCCTCAAACTGCCTGTTCATTGCCACCTGACTCGATTCTCCGCGCGAAAAGATAATGACCTCTTTGGGGTTACGCGGCAGTAACTGGGTAACCAGCTCATGCCCCCAGGAGCCGGTACCGCCGGTAACCAAGATACGTTGGTTTTCAAACATGCCGTTTCCCTCCAAGCAGAAATTTGACTACCTTATCTGACACATCCTCCGCCAGATAACCTGCGGGACACTGCCACTTATGCTTCATCCCGGTCATTAAGGCTACCGCGTTCGCTATAACCTCTCCATCCAGCCCGGACACGATATTGCTGCCGCAATCTACGGTTTCCGGCCGTTCCGTCGTCCGGCGCATCGTGACCGTCGGCACACCCATGATGCAGCATTCCTCCTGTACGGTGCCGCTGTCCGTCAAAGCGCAGCGGGCATGCCGCTCTAGCAGTACGAAGTCAAAAAAACCGAGCGGCTCATGGAATTCCACCAGCGGATCAAGCTGGATCGGCGGATGGCTCGCGATACGAGCGGCGGTGCGGGGATGAATACTACAAATGACCCGCTGTCCGGACTGCTGTGCTACCCGATTCAGACCATCCAGAATAGCCAGCAAATGTGGCGGATGGTCGACATTTTCGGCTCTGTGGGCAGTTACTAGGAAATATTGCCCCTGCGACAGTCCCAACTTTTTCAAAATGTCACTGCCGGACACCTTTTTCTCGTAATGCTGCATCACTTCATAAATCGGGTTTCCGGTCAATATAATTCGTTGACTCGGAAAGCCTTCCCGTATTAGATGCTGCTTGCTTTGCTCCGTATACGGCATATTAATCGTAGAAATCGCGTCAATGACGCGGCGATTCTTCTCTTCCGGTACATCCAGATCGTAGCAGCGGTTACCCGCCTCCATATGCACGACCGGATAGCCCATACGTTCCGCAAGCAAGGCGCACAGGGCGCTGTTCGTATCACCGAGCAGCAGCACATGATCCGGGCGCTCCTTGTTTAAAATATCCTCCATCTGCGAGTACATGGCAGACAACTGTTTGCCCAGCGTTCCCGCCTTCTCCTGAAGCACATAATCCGGGGCACGCAGCCCCAGTTCACGGAAGAATTGCCCGCTCAGGCTTTCCGTGTAATTTTGGCCCGTATGCACAAGCACATGCTGATCCGCATAGCGATCCAGCTTTGGAATGATCAGGCTGAGCCGTATAATTTCCGGTCTTGTGCCGAGCACGGTCAATATTTTCATTGTGTTGGAACCCACCTTTGCTGTCGTTGTTTCATTAAACCGTGGAGTTCAATGAGTGAGATAGCCATCCAGCAAGCTGTCTGTACTCCAGCTAAACATTCACCTCAACGATCCGGCGTGCTTTCACCCGGACCGTTGTTTTTTGTGGCGTCCAGCCTTGAGCGTTAGCCGCTTCCGCTTGTGCGGATGCAGACGCCTCGACACAGGCTTGAGCTTGAGTTTTCGTTTGAGCTTCCGCTTCAACCTGTGTTTCTGTCTGGACTTGGATTTCGGCAGAAGCCCTGACAGCGGAAACCCGTGAATGCGATAGCTCCTGCTGCTGGCGTTGCTCTTACCCTTGCGCTTGCACGTTCTGCTATGCTTGCGGGCCGCTGGCCATTTCGCTCGAATGCCACGCTTGCCATGATGCAGGTCTGGCTGTGACTCCGGCTGTGGCTCCGGTACAGGAGGGGGTGGCTGTGGCAAGCCCGGAATGGCCGCATACTCGATAGGTGGCAGACTAAGCAGAGGCAGTTGGCAAACCACCGATTCGGGAAATTCTCGAATGGTGCTGGTACATACCTCCGGTATAGCGGTGACCTGACGTAGCCCTTCGCCTTCCCTCGTCCATACAGGTCCGCCTGGCTGTTGAATTAACGGAAACCAATGCGGATGGTGGCACACCCATTGACTAACCATGAGATGTAAGTTGCCTCGATAGGAATCAGATCCGTATACACGTGTAGCCGCGCTGTAGTTCCGTATACCAATCCGTTCCACTTCCTTGGGATGATTGAGCAGATAGCCCACCTTTTCCGCCAGCATATCGCTGTTTCCCGGCTCTACCAAAAACTCAGTATTTCCAGTCGCCTCCATCAGCTCCACAAGTCCGCCCTGGGCAAAGGCCACAACCGGCTTGCCGTAAACCAGCCCCTCCAGTGCCGTCAGACCAAAGCCTTCCTCCACCATGCTCGGGATGACAACTATATCCATCGCGCTATATGCGGTGGATACAGATTCCTCAAATGAGCTGAACTGGAATCGCCGGCTGTAACGGGATTTGCGGATTAAAGAAACGCATTTCACGTAATATGCCGAATCCACCGAGCTGCCGATGATCCAGAAGCGGCAGCTCGAATTCGTTTCACACAGCTTCAGAGCCATTTGAACAAAAGGCAACAGTCCTTTGGGTTCGTAGATAAAGGAAGAAATATAACCAATACAAATATGTGCTTCCTTCAACCCCAGCTTTTCACGTTTGCGTTTCCGTTGCAGCACATGCTCTTTGTGAGGTGGCATATCCATATCCCGACAAGGAGACAACACCGTATGCGAACGTGTCAGCCCCGCCCCGTGCAAAGGCCGCAAGACGGCTTGCGAAATACCGATGACCCATCGGCTATAACGCTCGATGATGGAGACCGAGACAGGTGTATGCTCATTCTGGTTAATGACTTCGGTTATTTTCCAGACCACCGGAATATTCAACTCATGGGAAGCCATCGCGGGCATGACGTTCACACAGGTATTGACCAGCACCACATCGGGACGCTTTTGCTGTAGCAACTGAAGCAACGGTGCGTACGAAGCATGGTTTCGCAAATTCTCCACATCTTGCGCCAATCCCTCATACGGGGTATACATGCCGTGCAGCATGGGCATGTTCTGAATTTGGACGGTAATCCCGCGCTTGCGGGCAATCGTGGTCAGCCGCCCTTCACCGGGCGTCACCAGAATGCAGTCGAAGTACGTACGAATGTCTACACAAAATTGCAATAACAGCTTCTCCGCTCCCGTAATGCTGCGGACATTGCTGACATGGCTGAATAGCATCATTTTCGGTTTGATCGGAGTTCACCTCCTTTAAAATAGCAACCATCGGGCGTATGAAACGAATTATGGAAATACGATCGACAGCATCTGGTCAATCCGGTGACCATACGTGTGCTCACGCAGTGTCCGTTCCAGGGCACGCAAGGCAATCCCACGGCGTTCCTTTTCGTGCGTCAAATAAAACTCAATCTTCTCCAGCAGCTCCTGTTGGGAACTGTACGTCTCGATCTCTTCTCCCGGTTTGTAAAAACGAGCCAGATCATCCCGTGTGTCGGTCAGTTGCAAGGTACCGCAGGCAGAAATTTCGAACGTGCGCGGATTCGGCGACGCCCCCGGAATTTTCAAAGCATTGTTATTCACTGAATCATCCTGATGCGAACGATGAAGATTAATGACAATTTTGCTGCCATTATACGTATCATTCGTCTCGCCCGGAGACATCCAGCGGCCTATCTCGATTTTGTCTCCGTACGCTTGATAATCAGGGAGACGATCCCACCAAATTCCGTTGATTTTAATATTACGAGCCATGAGCTGCGGCATAATCGGATTAAAGAAATAGATGCGATTCCAGTAGGCCGAACCGGTAAACCCGATTTCACGCCGTACAGAAGCGGGAGAGCTAAGCGGGAAATATTGATTCAGAAATGCCGCAAAGGGCAAGTAATGTACAGATGAGCAGCCAAGCTGACGGTACATTTCAATGCAATTCAGCTCTAGCGTGAACACATGGTCATAATGCGGGACAATTCGGACCGTCGTGTCCGTATAATAGGGATCATCCGTTAGCCAAATGGCGGTCGGAATACCCAACTGACGCACCGCTTCCACCTGTTCCAGTGGAAGGTCCATCCCATCCAGCGCCAGCACCAGATTCGGATGGAGCTGAGCAGCAATATCACCTACGGGCTGACGCGGGTCGGTTACAGTAACCTGAGCCGTCATACTTTGCAATGTGGTAATAACCGCTTCATCCAGCGGAGAATAGGGAAGACCTTTACCGGAGACTACATACAGTACATGGATTTGTCGAATAGGAAAAACCGCCTTCGTCCGGGTAAGAATCGCATTGGCGCGTCCGCGCAAATAGCCTTCGTCGTAACCGTCACTGATTCCCGCAGCTCTCCCCTTTTCCCAGGAAGCTGTGGCCGGGTCAAACGGTCCTGTCGTAGATATCGTCATCACTTTCACTCCTCACTGTTTTTGGTGTTTACTTTAGGCCATCGCCTTGTCCAGCAATTCTTCCATACGATTCGTGTACAGATGCTTTTGCATGGTGGTGTGCAGCCCGCGCCAAGCCATGCGTTCACGTTCCCGGTCATGCTTGAGATAGAAGTCCAGCTTGACCTTCAACTCCTCTACTCCACCAAAGGTTTCAATGTCATAGCCCGGTCGGTAATAGCGGCTCAGATCCTTCCGAATGTCCGTCATCTGGAGCGTGCCACAGGCAGCAATTTCGTAGGTCCGGGGATTAATGGACTCCGCTGACAGCTGATGTGTATTCCGGTTATCCAGTCCGGGGTCCGTCGGACGATGCAGATTGATAACAATTTTGGAGCCGTTATAATATTTGGCTGTTTCCTCCGGCTCCATGAAGATTGGACGGATAAATCGTTCCAGCACATCTCGACGGGTCAGCCGCTCCCAGCTTCCACCCACGATCAGCACCCTTTTATCCGCTAAAAAAGGAGCGAGGTGGTCAAACAGTTTTACGCGGTTCCAGAAGGCATTCCCGATGAAGCAAATGTCATGCTGGTGCTCCCGTTCCACCCGCCGGGGATAAAAGATCCGGGCTGACACAGCAAGCGGCAAATAGTGTACCTGTGCCACTCCCTGATCCCGATAAAACGGCAGGCATGACATCTCGTGCGTAAATACAACATCGTAGGATTGGCAGATCAACGCCGTATCCTCCGTAAAGTAGGGATCATCTACAAACCATATGGCCGTCCGAATACCCAAGCCCCGTATTTGCTTCACCTGCTCCAGATGATCCGATGGAAAAACATGCAGCCCATTCATGACCAGCACGAGCTCAGGTCGGTGGGCCTCGGCGTCAGCCAGCATCGTGGCAGGAGTACCGATGACGAATTCACTGCATATTTGGCTTAATGCCTCTTGTACCCCTGTGTCTATTGCGGGGAAGCCTTGGGGAATATACAGCACTTTCAAATGGCGAACAGCAGGCTCCTTGGCCACGACCTGTGACAGAGCAGCCGTGCACCCCCCCATTCTGCGTCCTTCCCGGTAGCCACATTGATAGGCTTCGCGTTCATTCCCGCTTCGTTGATCGTTCACATCCTTCACCCTGTCCTGTTGTAGGATAAACTTCTGTCACTCCTAAACTATATGCGGAGGGGTCAAACGCATCATGGACGACTGCCACTGCCCGGACAAAATTGGCGTTTGCCCGTCCACCTGTCAAACAACAAATAACCCCAAAGCTGTTAGCTTCGGGGGATCAGCGACAATAGATGATGTTCACGGTTTACTGGGCCTTATATGCGACTTGGTGTCCTTCTTCGTAGCCTTTGGCAAAGCCTGAATTGAAACCCTCGTTATAGGCAGCATCATATCCCTGCTGGAATGCCTGTGGATCATGCTCCAGCACAACAGGCTCGGGCTGTGGAGGATTCTCCGCAGCAGGGACTGTCGCCGGGGTGGGCTGAGGTTTTTTATGCCGACGCAGATGAGGACGTCTTCTGCGGGCGGAGTGAAGCCCTCTTTTACGCCGTCTTAAAGCAAGCAGACGTTTTCTTCTCAGCTTTAATCTTCGGATGCTCAAACGCCGGATGCTTTTGCGTCTTCTGCGGGCTTTTCCCCGCGTGCCGCGTTCCCACCTTATTCTCATGCTCATTCCTCCTTAGTTTCCTCGTCGTTATTTCGTTTTTGGAACAGGTAGCTGGAGCCACGGCTGAGTCGGTTTTCCATACACCAGCCGTCTTAATGGGATGCCTGCCAACATCTGCGTGATTTCCCCCTGGTAGTTGCTGAGTATACGAATGGTTTCCTCCAGACGGGTAGCGGACATATCCGCATGGGGCGTCAAATCCGCAAGACTGCTCAGCATCCGGGCAACGGCGTGCTGGCTGGCAGCAATGGACTCCATCATATCCAGCTTGATCTCACGTTCGCGCCTCATGCTCATTAGCTCATATCCCCCGGTCCCATTCCTCCCATCATCCCTTCCATTCCGCCACCCTGCTGCTCATCCTGATCCAGTAATGCCTTGAGATTACTGCACAGTCCGGTTTGAAGCCGGGTTAAACCCTCCAGCATTTCCACCATCTGCTCATGAATTTCCAAAGGCCGTCCTAATTGTTCTTCATCCGTGTCAAATGCGTGAGGCTCCAGATGATTCAGCGCCCAATTACGCATTTTTTCGGCTTCTACCGCCTTGGCCTCCAGGATCATGGACACATTCCATTGCATTTTGGAAGCTGCGTCCAGCATATGAATCATTGCTTGTTCCCTACTCATGTGTTCACTCCCTGCCCTCGGTTGGTACGTTACTCCTCATCCGGGTATGCCGTCTCTTTCACGATACGAACGAGCATTTCAGCCATTGCTTCCTGAAGATCGGCAATACCGTTCAAGTAGGCAATAATGCTTTTGTTTACTTGTCCCGAGCTGTCGAGAATGCCCGGAATTCCATCAAAACGCGGCTCTTCATCCGGCAGTTCATGTATGATCTGCGACATGCGCACGACCACCCGCCGTTCCGCATCCAACAGCCTTGACATCTGCTGATGCGAGTGCGAAATATGAATCAGCAAATCATCTACCTGGTTATGCATAAGCCCCTCCTTTATGTGCTCCGCCGTGCGGAACGCACGAATTGCCTACGGGCTTTCCGCTACTATAGCGTATGCCGCAACGAGTAGTCGGTTCCGCCTAAAAGCGCCTATTCCGATCATTACAAATGCCCGTGCAGCACAGGTGGCGCAATAATGGGGTGCTCCTCCGCCAAATCCGACAAATCTCCGGGGGACACCAACCGAATCCGGTAATCGGCCGCCAGCCAGCTCATGGCGGCATAGGGGGTAAGGAACGGCCTTTTCCAGCCGTTCCCGATTTGATACAGTTGCCCGCCTACGACATAAAGGACCTCAATCCATCGCATGCGTTGAGCCGGGATATGAAGTGTAGACAGCGTGGGCATATTCTCCAGTTCCGGGGCTGCCAGCACTGGAAGCGGCTCCTCTGACACAAGAGATGCAGAAGGTGAGGACGTAGAAGATGCGGGAGGCGAAATCCCGCTTACAGGATCATAATCGCCGGGAATCGTAACCTCCGGCTTTGGCACCAACGGAAGCGCCAGCAGATCAAGCTGGGACACCCTGACCGGGGCAACGTCTTCGCCTCCTGCACTCCTGGCACTATGCAGAAGCCGCCTTCTCCCCGGCTCCAGACGATATATTGCACCAGACGGTCCCTGAACGAGCGCTCCAATGGGATAAAAGGTTGCCGCTGACACGTGTCTGGCCAGGGTTGGCGATATCTGGCTTTCCAGCTCTGTTGTACCGAATTTCAGGCTGTGGAGCAGCTTATCCGCATCCCCCCATTTTTGTACAAAAAAGGATCGGTTCTGGCTGCTTTCCTCCATCAAACCGCCTTCTCCGGTCGTCTGGGGAGAGGCATAAGCCGTATCCCGATCACTTTCCGTGCAATGAATAAAAGCATTTCCCGCAATGGCTAGACGTTTCCCCAACAAGCGTACACGCAGCAGCCAATCTGCATCTGCTTCCTGACCGCTGTGACAGCCTTCGTCCCAGTATCCCGTCTTTTCCAGCGTCTCTCTGCTCAGCAGTAAACAAAATCCAGCCAGGCTTTTGGTTTCCTGCCATGCGCCCGGATTGGAAACATTATAAGAAATAGCGAAAAGACGTGCTTCATTTTCGTTCGTATAAGGTACCTCAATCTGTTGCTCTCCGAACGGACCGTTCGTTACAGGTCCGACGACACCGATACGTGGATCACTGTGCAAGCACTCCAGTAGTCGATCCAGCCAGGCTGTCGTTACCAGTGCATTTGGATCCAGCACCACAATGGTCGTGCCTTTCGCCATCATCAGCCCCTGATTCAAGCTGCCCGTCAAATGAGTATCTTTTTTTAACAACGCATAACGCACAGCGATGCTTTTACGAAGCAGATAGGTGCGTGTCCCGTCCGTTGAGCCACAATCCACCACAATTATTTCATGTGGCTGGCTTGTATTTTCCTCAATACGATGAATACATGTACGAAGCCGATGAAGCTGATTATAGGACGGAATGATAATACTGACGCCTTCAAAAACCTTGCCGAACGAAGCCTGACCCAATCTGCTGCCCTGCTCCCGACCCCTTTTATATCCCGCCCAATAACCTTTCTTACTGAGCCGCTTGCTGTGTTTCCTTCTTATACTCAGGCGTTTCATGCCGTTCACTCCTCCGGGTGGCATTATGCCCATAATATATGCCTGGCCCGGCCGGATGGTGTATCGCTGAGATCAGGGCAGAAGCCCTTTCATTTTTACCCCGGCTTCCTGAAGGGAAACGAAGGTCCCCGCATCGCTCCAATACCGCCGCAAAATATCGTATTCAAGCTTGCCCTCAGCCGCATAACAGTTGTTAACATCCGTGATTTCAAGCTCACCACGCGCCGAAGGCGTAATTTGCCGGATCTTATCGAACACGGCGGTATCGTACATGTAGATGCCGGTTACACAATATCTAGACTGGGGGTGCTGCGGCTTTTCTTCAATTCGCGCAATGCTCTCCGGCCGCTCGGGATCAAACACAGGTACTCCGTAGCGATGGGCATCCGCCACCTTTTTTAACAATACTCTGGCGCTTCCCGAAGGCTGCTGCCCGAACCGTTCAATAACAGGCCCCAGATCTTCCTTGAACAAATTGTCACCCAGCAAAACAGTGAATTTTTCCCCTGGCTCCATGTAGCTTTTCGCCAGTTCGAGTGCTTCCGCAATCCCGCCCGCATTTTCCTGAATCCGGTACGTCAGTTGGACACCATAATTGCTGCCGCTGCCCAGAAAATCGGTGTACAGCCCGGCCGATTGTTTGCCAATAATAAGAAGCATATCGGTAATCCCCGCCTGTTGCAGTCTTTCGATACCATACACGATCATGGGATACTTGCCGACCGGAAGCAGATGCTTGTTGAGTAATGAAGTCAACGGATGAAGACGCGATCCGGTTCCTCCTGCGAGAATAACCCCTTTCATATCTTCCTTCCTCCTTCGACAGCATGTTCGGTGCCTAAAGCCCCATCGTTTCCAGTCTCGATAAACGCTCTGGGGTCTACGTTCCATTTGTCCATAAACAAACGATAATTCCGCTCAATCAACTGTTCGACCCAGGCAGATTCCGAGCGTGAAAAGCTCGCATTGCCCTGGTGATAGACAAAACAGTCGCTGCACATCAGCAGTTTGTAGCCATGTACACGTGCGCGCAGACAATAATCGTCATCCTCATAATGTCCTGGGTTAAACCGTTCATCCAACAATCCGATCCGTTCCATCAGCTCACGTCGGAACAACAGACAAAAACCAACCAGCCGCTTGACCTCATACCATCTGGACGGATTACTTGCATTATTCTGCTCTGCAAACTGGAGGCAGCTATCCAGATCCCCTGCTAATCCGTCAATCTGCTGAATACCGCTGGCATAATTCGTCACCGGTCCTACCAGTCCCACTGTGCTTTCGCTTCGCAATGCAATCAGCATATTGGATAACCATCCCCGTGTAACCGTCACATCATTGTTCAAAATAAGGAGCTGATCACCCGAAGCCAGCCGAAACCCTTGATTACAAGCTGCAGGAAAACCCCGGTTTTCAGGGAGACGGATGCTAATCAGCCGCTCAGCTTCACAAAAATCATCCGTTCCATCATTTGAAGCGTTGTCTGCAATAATAATTTCATAAGGCACATCTGTCGTATGTGTCCGAATTGCCTCAATACACGGCTTGAGCAGGTGCAAACCGTTATAGGTCGGAATAATAATGCTCGTCAGACTCATCGTGCATTCCTCCCTTTGGCGACGTCGGCCCGTGTTGGAACAGGTCCCAACGGGAAAGCTCCGGCTACCTGAAACACCGCAGCCAGTGCCTCCGCATGATCACCGACGATCAATTGCTCCATGGCATTCCCTTTGCCGGTATTGATAGTCCGCTTGCGGTTTGTTCCAATGACGTCTACGGCATGTACTGCCGTCACCTTCAACCCGTGCAGTACCGCCATAGCATGAGCTTTCGGCGGAACAGCGAGCATAGCCGGACCGAGCAGCTCCAGCGTACGTCGTGATAACGCGTGCGGCACAGCGGTCAAGGAGCCTGCTCCCAGATCCGGCCTGCGCAGCACGCGGTTCAGGAAACCTTTGCACCGGGTCACGCTGTCCTGCCGGAAGTAAGGTGGCAAATGCCTGCTCAAATTATTAAGTGCCACATCCGTTCCTTGATCCACTGCATAGAGGAACGGCAGCAAGTCAACCGCAGGAATCGGCAGATCCCCGTCCACGAACAATACGATTTCAGCCTGCGTCATACGTGCGCCTACCGCCCGTCCGACATCATGCCCGAGCCGAGCCGGCACGCTGACGAGAGTCACACCCGGATGATGCTTCGCTACTTTAGAACGCGTGCCATCCGTGCAACCGTTCAATACGACGATGATGTCCGTAAGAGGCAGCTTTTCCAACTCGCTCAGCACCTCGCCAATCGTAGATTCCTCGTTGCAGGCGCTGACCACTGCGGCGGCTGTCCCCTGCAGCAGCGTATCCCCGGGCAATGCCCGTACCTCCCGCGGATTTGCTGCGGTCATTTTCCCCCGCCGGGGCGCGAGTTTCCTCACCCTGCGGCTATCCATCATAGTCGTCGTTCCATGTCTTCGCTGTGCACGTCGTATGCCCCGGCTTCGGTCATCACGCCTCCCTTTTCGATACGCTCTGTTCACGGCCTCACCTCGTTTCTGATCCGTTTGCGCTTCAAATCCGTATATCCTGCACGCGTTCCCAAATGTGATGTAAGCCAGGCAATCGCGTCAAGATGATCCTGTACAACCACATCCACAAGCGGGTCCCTACCGTTCATTTTTTTACGGGTTGCATTCACTTTACCCACGGCTATTCCACGAACAGTCACCACCCGCAAGCCGGAGGTGATCGTCATGGCCTGAAATAACGGAGGTTTTTCCAAGGACTTTAGACCTATTTCATTTAAGGCCTTTCGACTTATGGCATGCGGAATTCCAGTCATGGATGCCCCTCCTAAATCAGCACGGTTCGACAAAATATTCAATACATGCTTTGCTTCAACCACAGGATGCACCGATGTACGGTCTACTGGCCCATGATAATCATTCAGTGCAATATCCGCTCCCGCACATACGGCTTGTATGAATGGCTTGAGTCTGACGCAGGGAATAACGATATCACCATCCAGAAAAAGCAGTACCTGCCCGGAAGCCGCTTCCGCTCCAATACGGCGACCAATATCATGCCCCAATGGCTGCGAAAAGGAAAGCACTCGCGCGCCCGCCGCTTTTGCCGCCTCGGCCGTCCTGTCGCTTGATCCGTTTTCGACCACGATGACTTCGGTGTGTGGATGAACATGGCGTGCCTCACGGACAACAGCCCTGATCGTTTTTTGCTCATTCATAGCCGGAATGATGACGGATACCAGCAATTTTCCCGTCGAAGACGAACCGGGTGGCCGTTCTTCACCTGTCTGTGCTTCTACTTCTGTGCCTGGTCCCCTTCTTGTTAAAGGGTACGGGGTGATATGCACGGATGGCGTTCGTACAGGCAGCCACACCTTTGAGTAGGGATTATTAGCACTGGAATGCCGCCTGCGATGAGCCTTGAATCCAAATCTTGTCTGCTTCCTCATGCTCCCGCCTCACCTCCCTTGCTGCTGTATGGATAGACAGCATGATTAGGACAGTTCAACATAACCTATGCGTTCTAAAACCCGTGTGTAACGGCAAGCGTGGAGTCTTTTCGACAAAGCAATTTTCGACTTTATTTTACAAAACTTATTAATCCTATTGAATAAATCAGTTATTAGGGTCTAAAGAATCATTTTGGATAAATTTATGACATACATCTTCTCGTTCGTCATTCTCTGTGCTAATATCAGAGCCAGATGATGGAAGTTCAAAAAATTTACATTTGTTTTTTTTGCATAAGACATTTTATTTCCATTATCTGGATTCATTTCGCTTTCACTGCTTTCACTTATACGACAGGAAAGGAGGAGTTTGTCACCTTTTCAGGCTGTACGCTTCACATGCAGTACCCTCTTTTCACACACGCTTCATGAAAGACACTTCGGCTTTTCTTCTTCACGTTCCATTTTCTTCATGTTCCAGACGACAACACGACCTGCATAAACGGCGTAATGCCTATTTCTTAACAGGATGGTCTTCATCCTGACATTAACCGGGGAGAGTGAATTTTTAATGAAAAAAGTATGGGTTTCGCTTCTTGGAGGAGCTATGTTATTAGGGTCGGTAGCGTCTGGTGCATCTGCGGAAAGTTCCGTTTCGGAGCCAAATCAGCTTACGCCAACCTTCCACGCCGAGCAATGGAAGGCCCCTTCATCGTTATCGGGTGACGACATTGTATGGAGTTATTTGAATCGACAAAAGAAAACGTTGCTAGGTGCGGACAGCACCAGTGTCCGTGATCAATTTCGCATTATTGATCGCACGAGCGACAAATCCGGTGTAAGTCATTATCGGCTGAAACAGTATGTGAACGGGATTCCCGTATATGGAGCTGAACAGACGATTCATGTGGACAAGTCTGGTGAAGTTACTTCTTATCTGGGGGCCGTGATTACTGAGGATCAGCAACAAGAAGCTACAGAAGGTACAACTCCGAAAATCAGCGCTACCGAGGCCGTCTATACCGCGTATGAGGAAGCCGCTACACGGATTCAAGCCCTCCCTTCCTTCGACGATACGATCTCTAAAGATGCTAAGGAGCAAGGCAGTGTAAGTAAAGACACTTACGCAGAAGCTTCTAACAACGAGCAAACAACCTCTATTGATAAGGACAAGCTAAGTCTTGAAAAAGCAGCTGATTTGAAGGACAGCAAAATTGAAGCTGTAGAAGCACAAAGCTCCATCGCTAAAATCGCCAATTTACAACCTGAAGTAGACCCCAAAGCTGAGCTGTACTTCTATCCTACTGGCGATACGACGCGTCTGGTTTATGTAACAGAAGTTAATATTTTGGAGCCTGCGCCGCTGCGTACACGCTACATCATTGATGCCAATGATGGCAAGATCGTATTCCAGTATGACATTATTAATGAAGCGACGGGCACAGGTAAAGGTGTGCTTGGTGATACCAAGTCGTTCAACACTACGCAGTCCGGAAGCAGCTATCAGTTAAAAGACACAACACGCGGTAACGGAATCGTGACCTACACGGCCTCCAATCGTCAGACCATTCCAGGTACGCTCCTGACGGATGCCG
Proteins encoded:
- a CDS encoding glycosyltransferase family 2 protein, with translation MRKQTRFGFKAHRRRHSSANNPYSKVWLPVRTPSVHITPYPLTRRGPGTEVEAQTGEERPPGSSSTGKLLVSVIIPAMNEQKTIRAVVREARHVHPHTEVIVVENGSSDRTAEAAKAAGARVLSFSQPLGHDIGRRIGAEAASGQVLLFLDGDIVIPCVRLKPFIQAVCAGADIALNDYHGPVDRTSVHPVVEAKHVLNILSNRADLGGASMTGIPHAISRKALNEIGLKSLEKPPLFQAMTITSGLRVVTVRGIAVGKVNATRKKMNGRDPLVDVVVQDHLDAIAWLTSHLGTRAGYTDLKRKRIRNEVRP
- a CDS encoding sugar phosphate nucleotidyltransferase, with translation MKGVILAGGTGSRLHPLTSLLNKHLLPVGKYPMIVYGIERLQQAGITDMLLIIGKQSAGLYTDFLGSGSNYGVQLTYRIQENAGGIAEALELAKSYMEPGEKFTVLLGDNLFKEDLGPVIERFGQQPSGSARVLLKKVADAHRYGVPVFDPERPESIARIEEKPQHPQSRYCVTGIYMYDTAVFDKIRQITPSARGELEITDVNNCYAAEGKLEYDILRRYWSDAGTFVSLQEAGVKMKGLLP
- a CDS encoding glycosyltransferase family 2 protein — encoded protein: MSLTSIIIPTYNGLHLLKPCIEAIRTHTTDVPYEIIIADNASNDGTDDFCEAERLISIRLPENRGFPAACNQGFRLASGDQLLILNNDVTVTRGWLSNMLIALRSESTVGLVGPVTNYASGIQQIDGLAGDLDSCLQFAEQNNASNPSRWYEVKRLVGFCLLFRRELMERIGLLDERFNPGHYEDDDYCLRARVHGYKLLMCSDCFVYHQGNASFSRSESAWVEQLIERNYRLFMDKWNVDPRAFIETGNDGALGTEHAVEGGRKI
- a CDS encoding M4 family metallopeptidase; this translates as MKKVWVSLLGGAMLLGSVASGASAESSVSEPNQLTPTFHAEQWKAPSSLSGDDIVWSYLNRQKKTLLGADSTSVRDQFRIIDRTSDKSGVSHYRLKQYVNGIPVYGAEQTIHVDKSGEVTSYLGAVITEDQQQEATEGTTPKISATEAVYTAYEEAATRIQALPSFDDTISKDAKEQGSVSKDTYAEASNNEQTTSIDKDKLSLEKAADLKDSKIEAVEAQSSIAKIANLQPEVDPKAELYFYPTGDTTRLVYVTEVNILEPAPLRTRYIIDANDGKIVFQYDIINEATGTGKGVLGDTKSFNTTQSGSSYQLKDTTRGNGIVTYTASNRQTIPGTLLTDADNVWNDPAGVDAHAYAAKTYDYYKDKFGRNSIDGRGLQLRSTVHYGSRYNNAFWNGSQMTYGDGDGTTFIAFSGDPDVVGHELTHGVTEYTSNLDYYGESGALNESFSDIIGNDIQRKNWLVGDDIYTPSIAGDALRSMSNPTLYDQPDHYSNLYKGSSDNGGVHTNSGIINKAYYLLAQGGTFHNVTVSGIGRDAAVQIYYSAFTNYLTSTSNFSNTRAAVVQAAKDLYGANSAQATAAAKSFDAVGVN
- a CDS encoding glycosyltransferase family 2 protein → MNRAYRKGRRDDRSRGIRRAQRRHGTTTMMDSRRVRKLAPRRGKMTAANPREVRALPGDTLLQGTAAAVVSACNEESTIGEVLSELEKLPLTDIIVVLNGCTDGTRSKVAKHHPGVTLVSVPARLGHDVGRAVGARMTQAEIVLFVDGDLPIPAVDLLPFLYAVDQGTDVALNNLSRHLPPYFRQDSVTRCKGFLNRVLRRPDLGAGSLTAVPHALSRRTLELLGPAMLAVPPKAHAMAVLHGLKVTAVHAVDVIGTNRKRTINTGKGNAMEQLIVGDHAEALAAVFQVAGAFPLGPVPTRADVAKGRNAR